The Patescibacteria group bacterium genome segment TGTTCCATCGTTCGCTTATGGAAAACATCCGCTATGGCCGGCCGGAAGCGACTGATGCCGAGGCGATAAAGGCGGCTAAGGCCGCGCATTGCCATGAATTTATCGCTAAAATGCCCCAAGGTTATGAAACTTTAGTGGGGGAACGCGGGATTAAACTGTCCGGCGGTGAACGCCAGCGCGTTGCCATTGCCCGAGCCATCTTAAAAGATGCTCCAATTTTGGTAATGGATGAAGCCACTTCCTCGCTGGATTCGGAATCGGAAATGTTTATCCAAGATGCTTTGAGTAAATTAATGAAGAATAAGACTGTGATTGTCATTGCGCATCGCTTATCTACTATTCGTAAAATGGACAGGATTATTGTAATTGAAAATGGTCGGATCATTGAAGATGGCAGTCATGATGATTTATTAAAAAAATCCCATGGGGTTTATGGCAAGCTGTGGGGCCTGCAAGCCGGCGGTTTCATCGGCGGTAACGATTAAAGGCGTTATGACTAATTGAAATCATTATTTTTCATCCCATTCGCTGAATTGCGATTGGGATGTTTTTATTTTTAAATATTTTTTTGATTGATTTTGAGAAGCAAGTTGTTTTGTGTTATAATATAGGCAGACAATATTATTACAAAACATTTTTTATCATGAAGAGCAAGAACAAAAAATCTAAAACTGTTTTACAGCCGTCGACGAAAGTTGAAAAGGGGATTGATGGTTATTTAACTGATGATAATTGGCATAATCTGGAAGCGAAGGCTTGTTTTAAGCTTTTGAATTCAGCTATTGACGGATTATCGGCTGAAGAGGCGCAAAAACGATTGGATCAGTTTGGCAAGAATGAGTTGAGTCGGGCCAAATCAGCTTCATCTTTGATGATTTTTTTGTCTCAATTTAAATCACCCTTGGTTTATATTTTACTTGTCGCTGTCGTTATTTCTGTTCTATTGCAAAAATGGCCCGATGCCGTAGTTATTGCGGTAGTAGTGGGTATCAATGCCTGGTTCGGCTGGTTTCAAGAAAATAAAGCCAATCGGGCGTTGGAAAAATTGCGAGCTATGGTTGTTTATTATGCTACGGTTTTTCGCGATGGACGGCCATTAGTGTTGCCAGCTACCGGGCTTGTCCCTGGTGATGTCGTCGCTTTAAAAAGCGGGGATAAAGTTCCGGCTGATTGCCGTCTACTGGAGATTTTTGATTTGCAGACCTCGGAAGCAACCTTAACCGGTGAATCGAATCCCGTAAGCAAAGAAATAAAAAAATTAAATCAGCAGACAACTCTGGCCGACAGAAAGAATATGGTTTATTTGGGTACGACTGTGGCGCGAGGCAAGGGGCTGGCTGTTGTTTGCGCTACCGGTGGTAGAACGGAGTTTGGGAAAATTGGTAAAATGCTAGAGGGGATCAAGGAAGAAAAGACATTGCTTTTTAAACAATTGGAGCAATTCAGTCGCTTATTAGCTTTGGCAGTCGTTGTTATCTGTTTGATTATATTGGTTATGGGATTGTTCAGGGGATACGGAATCGGGCAGATGCTTATTATTGCTGCCGCTCTTGCCGTCGCCGCCATTCCTGAGGGATTACTGATTTCTTTGACTATTGTTTCTGCTTTGGGTATGCAACGGATTTTACAGCACCATGCTTTAGTACGTCATTTGTCGGCCACAGAGACCCTGGGTCGTATCTCAGTGATTCTAACGGATAAGACCGGAACTCTAACCGAGGGACGCATGAAAGTAGCCCGTTTGCTTACAGCTGAAAGAGAGTTTTCTATTACACCGCTTCAAGAGTCGTTGGAGGGAGGGGATGAAGCTAAAGAACTGGCATTATTAGCTAAAATTTCCCTATTATGCAGTTCTGCTCGGATTGTTAATCCGGAAGCCGCATTAGCCGAGTTACAGATTATAGCCGATCCCACTGAACAGGCACTGGTTTTGTCCGGCTTGGCCGCCGGTTTCAATAAAGAGGAATTGGATAGCGAATATCCTAAAATGGCGGAAATACCCTTTGATTCTTCGCGTAAGTATATGGCCACCTTGCATCGGCATAAAATTGACGGGCATAGTCATATCTTTGCTAAAGGTGCGCCGGAAAAGATTTTGCCTTTTTGCAACCGAGTCCTGATCGGCGGAGATAAACGGAAAATGTCTCCAGAGCAGACGAAACTTCTGAAGGTCAAAGTTGAAGAATTAGCCAAAGAAGGTTTACGTATCTTGGCTTTGGCCTATGATACAGCCAATCATTTTAATCGGTTGGATGAAAAATTACATGATCTGGTTTTTGTCGGCTTTGTCGCTCTAAAAGATCCCCTGCGGGCAAATGCCGCTAAGGCTGTGATTGATTGTCGCAATGCCGGTATTAGGACGGTTATTGTAACTGGCGATCATAAAATTACAGCGCAGGCGATTTACGCTGAATTGGGATTGGGGCGAGGTCGGATTTTGACTGGTGAAGGAGTGGATAAATTGACTGAAGTGCAATTGATGCGGCAATTGCCGGAGATTGATGTTTATGCTCGGGTGGAGCCGCGGCATAAGTTACGCTTAGTTAACGCTTGGCGCAATTTTGGGAAGGTAGTGGCGATGACCGGCGATGGCATTAATGATGCGCCCGCCCTAAAAGCCGCTGATGTGGGCATTGCTTTAGGTGGTGGCACTGACGTGGCCAAGGAAGCCGCTGATGTGGTTTTACTGAATAATGGTTTTGACGTGATAGTGGAAGCGATCAAGGAGGGGAGGAACATTTTTGATAATATAAAAAAAGTCACTCTATATCTTTTTTTAGGCAGTTTTTCAGAAATTATTTTGTTGGTCGGAGCTTTATTTTTAGGATTACCCTTACCGTTAATCGCCATACAAATGTTGTGGATTAATTTAATTGATCATGGCTTGCCTAACTTGACTTTGGCGGCTGAAGCCGGCAATGGCGATGCGATGGCCTATCCTCCAGCCCCGCGAGAACAGCCGATTTTGGATAATAAAATGAAGTGGATGATTATTGTAGCGGCGTTGATGACTGATGTTTTACTTTTATTGATTTATATTGTTCTAGAGATGCAAGGAGCGCCCTTGGCTCATATCAGGACGATAATTTTGGCTACTTTGAGCGCTGACGCCCTGCTTTACGCTTTCAGTTTGCGCAGTTTGTATCAGCCGGTTTGGCGGCAAAATCCTTTGGGCAATCAACCGTTGTTTTGGAGCGTCGTCGTATCTTTTGTTCTGTTATTTGTTGTTATTTATACGCCGTTTTTTTCCAGTATCTTCGGATTAACCCCATTAGATCTTAATGATTGGCTGATAATTATGCCCTTAGCTGTCTTCAAGTTAATTATGGTGGAGATTATGAAAGATTTATTATTTCACCGAGAACCAAATGGCAACATCATTAAGTTTGCGGCTTAGAAGAGCTTTATGTTA includes the following:
- a CDS encoding HAD-IC family P-type ATPase; the encoded protein is MKSKNKKSKTVLQPSTKVEKGIDGYLTDDNWHNLEAKACFKLLNSAIDGLSAEEAQKRLDQFGKNELSRAKSASSLMIFLSQFKSPLVYILLVAVVISVLLQKWPDAVVIAVVVGINAWFGWFQENKANRALEKLRAMVVYYATVFRDGRPLVLPATGLVPGDVVALKSGDKVPADCRLLEIFDLQTSEATLTGESNPVSKEIKKLNQQTTLADRKNMVYLGTTVARGKGLAVVCATGGRTEFGKIGKMLEGIKEEKTLLFKQLEQFSRLLALAVVVICLIILVMGLFRGYGIGQMLIIAAALAVAAIPEGLLISLTIVSALGMQRILQHHALVRHLSATETLGRISVILTDKTGTLTEGRMKVARLLTAEREFSITPLQESLEGGDEAKELALLAKISLLCSSARIVNPEAALAELQIIADPTEQALVLSGLAAGFNKEELDSEYPKMAEIPFDSSRKYMATLHRHKIDGHSHIFAKGAPEKILPFCNRVLIGGDKRKMSPEQTKLLKVKVEELAKEGLRILALAYDTANHFNRLDEKLHDLVFVGFVALKDPLRANAAKAVIDCRNAGIRTVIVTGDHKITAQAIYAELGLGRGRILTGEGVDKLTEVQLMRQLPEIDVYARVEPRHKLRLVNAWRNFGKVVAMTGDGINDAPALKAADVGIALGGGTDVAKEAADVVLLNNGFDVIVEAIKEGRNIFDNIKKVTLYLFLGSFSEIILLVGALFLGLPLPLIAIQMLWINLIDHGLPNLTLAAEAGNGDAMAYPPAPREQPILDNKMKWMIIVAALMTDVLLLLIYIVLEMQGAPLAHIRTIILATLSADALLYAFSLRSLYQPVWRQNPLGNQPLFWSVVVSFVLLFVVIYTPFFSSIFGLTPLDLNDWLIIMPLAVFKLIMVEIMKDLLFHREPNGNIIKFAA